The following proteins come from a genomic window of Streptomyces sp. NBC_00539:
- a CDS encoding YifB family Mg chelatase-like AAA ATPase yields MGFARACSVALVGVEGVVVEVQADLEPGVAAFTLVGLPDKTLVESRDRVRAAVVNSGASWPQKKLTVGLSPASVPKSGAGFDLAVAAAVLGAAEVVDPGAIADLVLIGELGLDGRVRPVRGVLPAVLAAAEAGYRQVVVPQQCAAEAMLVPDVSVLGVRSLRQLIAVLTDGVVPEEEDPAAGRPDPMLAGLLVPGAGLGTGISRGGGGDGPDLPDLADVAGQHAARRALEVAASGGHHLFLSGPPGAGKTMLAERLPWILPPLTRQDSLEVTAVHSVAGILPPGEPLLARPPYCAPHHSATMQSLVGGGAGVPRPGAVSLAHRGVLFLDEAAEFGAKALDALRQPLEAGHVVIARAAGVVRLPARFLMVLAANPCPCGRHTLQGAGCECPASVIRRYQARLSGPLLDRVDLRVEVEPVTRSDLLGHGGRGEATAVVADRVREARDRAAARLDGTPWRLNSEVPGHELRTRWQAGPGALAQAERDMERGLLTARGLDRVLRVAWTVADLRGNERPDALDVAVALELRTGIARGATLAMAAGS; encoded by the coding sequence ATGGGGTTCGCGCGGGCCTGCTCGGTGGCGCTGGTGGGGGTCGAGGGCGTGGTGGTCGAGGTCCAGGCCGACCTGGAGCCGGGCGTCGCGGCCTTCACCCTGGTGGGGCTTCCCGACAAGACGCTGGTCGAGAGCCGGGACCGGGTGCGGGCCGCGGTGGTCAACTCCGGCGCGTCCTGGCCGCAGAAGAAGCTCACGGTCGGACTCAGTCCGGCCTCCGTACCCAAGTCCGGGGCCGGCTTCGACCTGGCGGTGGCGGCGGCCGTGCTCGGTGCCGCCGAGGTGGTCGACCCGGGCGCCATCGCCGATCTGGTCCTGATCGGGGAGCTCGGTCTGGACGGCCGGGTGCGGCCCGTGCGGGGAGTCCTGCCCGCCGTCCTGGCCGCCGCCGAGGCCGGGTACCGGCAGGTGGTGGTCCCGCAACAGTGCGCCGCCGAGGCGATGCTCGTCCCGGACGTCTCGGTGCTCGGGGTACGGAGCCTGCGGCAGCTGATCGCCGTCCTGACCGACGGGGTCGTGCCCGAGGAAGAGGACCCGGCCGCCGGGCGCCCCGATCCGATGCTGGCAGGGCTGCTGGTACCGGGCGCGGGGCTGGGCACCGGAATCTCCCGCGGGGGCGGCGGGGACGGCCCCGACCTCCCGGACCTCGCCGATGTCGCCGGGCAGCACGCGGCACGCCGGGCCCTGGAGGTGGCGGCCTCAGGAGGGCACCACCTCTTCCTCAGCGGGCCTCCGGGCGCGGGCAAGACGATGCTCGCCGAAAGGCTGCCCTGGATCCTTCCGCCGCTCACCCGACAGGATTCCCTGGAGGTGACGGCTGTCCACTCGGTCGCGGGAATCCTGCCGCCCGGTGAACCCCTGCTCGCCCGGCCGCCCTACTGCGCCCCGCACCACTCCGCGACCATGCAGTCCCTGGTCGGCGGCGGGGCGGGGGTGCCCAGGCCCGGGGCGGTCTCCCTGGCCCACCGGGGCGTGCTGTTCCTGGACGAGGCGGCCGAGTTCGGCGCGAAGGCGCTGGACGCGCTGCGCCAGCCCCTCGAAGCGGGGCACGTGGTCATCGCCCGGGCCGCCGGGGTGGTAAGGCTGCCGGCCCGCTTCCTGATGGTCCTCGCCGCCAACCCCTGCCCGTGCGGGCGGCACACGCTCCAAGGGGCCGGCTGCGAATGCCCGGCCTCGGTGATCCGGCGCTACCAGGCGAGACTGTCCGGGCCGCTGCTCGACCGGGTCGACCTGCGCGTGGAGGTGGAACCCGTCACCCGCTCCGACCTGCTGGGGCACGGCGGCCGGGGCGAAGCCACCGCGGTGGTCGCCGACCGGGTCCGAGAAGCCCGCGACCGGGCCGCCGCCCGGCTCGACGGCACCCCGTGGCGGCTCAACTCGGAGGTGCCCGGGCACGAGCTGCGCACCCGCTGGCAGGCAGGCCCGGGCGCGCTGGCCCAGGCCGAGCGGGACATGGAGCGGGGGCTGCTCACGGCGCGGGGGCTGGACCGGGTGCTGCGGGTCGCCTGGACCGTGGCCGACCTGCGCGGCAACGAGCGCCCCGACGCCCTGGACGTGGCCGTCGCGCTGGAGCTGCGCACCGGGATCGCCCGCGGGGCGACGCTGGCGATGGCGGCAGGGTCATGA
- a CDS encoding YraN family protein, which translates to MNAKSVAQQQALGRYGEELAVRRLTESGMSVIARNWRCRSGEIDIVARDGDCLVVCEVKTRRAGEAGQGVFEHPMAAVRPGKAERLRRLAGRWLADHGGPPPGGVRIDLVGILLPRRGAPVVEHVRGAA; encoded by the coding sequence ATGAACGCGAAGAGCGTGGCGCAGCAGCAGGCATTGGGCCGGTACGGCGAGGAACTGGCGGTACGGCGGCTCACCGAGTCCGGGATGTCGGTGATCGCCCGGAACTGGCGGTGCCGCAGCGGGGAGATCGACATCGTCGCGCGGGACGGTGACTGCCTCGTCGTGTGCGAGGTGAAGACGCGCAGGGCGGGGGAGGCCGGGCAGGGGGTGTTCGAGCACCCCATGGCCGCGGTCCGGCCCGGCAAGGCCGAGCGGCTGCGCCGGCTCGCGGGGCGCTGGCTGGCCGATCACGGGGGACCCCCTCCGGGCGGCGTGCGGATCGACCTCGTCGGGATCCTGCTGCCGCGGCGCGGTGCGCCCGTGGTGGAACACGTCAGGGGGGCCGCCTGA
- a CDS encoding DUF2469 domain-containing protein has protein sequence MSAEDLEKYETEMELKLYREYRDVVGLFKYVIETERRFYLTNDYEMQVHSVQGEVFFEVTMADAWVWDMYRPARFVKQVRVLTFKDVNIEELNKSDLELPGS, from the coding sequence ATGAGTGCCGAGGACCTCGAAAAGTACGAGACCGAGATGGAGCTGAAGCTCTATCGGGAGTACCGCGACGTCGTCGGTCTGTTCAAGTACGTGATCGAGACGGAACGCCGTTTCTACCTCACCAACGACTACGAGATGCAGGTGCACTCGGTCCAGGGGGAGGTCTTCTTCGAGGTCACCATGGCCGACGCGTGGGTCTGGGACATGTACCGTCCGGCCCGCTTCGTCAAGCAGGTGCGCGTGCTGACCTTCAAGGACGTGAACATCGAGGAGCTCAACAAGAGCGACCTCGAACTTCCCGGCAGCTGA
- a CDS encoding NUDIX hydrolase, with protein sequence MPADEVRKVSRVILLDPQDRILLLHGFEPGDPANDWWFTPGGGVEGTETRAEAALRELAEETGITDVELGPVLWHRYCAFPFDGRRWEQDEWYFLARTSRTATVTTGFTELERRTVTGARWWTSEELLSARETVYPTRLAGLLRTLLDDGPPGAPVVLAPEIV encoded by the coding sequence ATGCCCGCTGACGAGGTCCGCAAGGTGTCCCGGGTCATCCTGCTGGACCCGCAGGACCGGATCCTGCTGCTGCACGGCTTCGAACCGGGCGACCCCGCGAACGACTGGTGGTTCACCCCCGGCGGCGGGGTGGAGGGCACCGAGACGCGTGCGGAGGCCGCACTGCGGGAACTCGCGGAGGAGACCGGCATCACCGACGTGGAGCTGGGGCCGGTCCTGTGGCACCGGTACTGCGCCTTCCCCTTCGACGGACGGCGCTGGGAACAGGACGAGTGGTACTTCCTCGCCCGGACGAGCCGGACCGCGACGGTGACGACCGGGTTCACGGAGCTGGAGCGGCGCACCGTCACGGGAGCGAGGTGGTGGACCTCCGAGGAACTTCTCTCGGCACGTGAGACGGTGTACCCGACCAGACTCGCCGGGTTGCTCCGTACGCTGCTCGACGACGGTCCTCCGGGTGCGCCGGTGGTCCTGGCCCCCGAAATCGTTTAG